The following proteins come from a genomic window of Solwaraspora sp. WMMA2065:
- a CDS encoding SRPBCC domain-containing protein, which yields MSESYTTSFSVHQNPEDVFHAINDVRGWWDGEIEGTADSLGAEFTYRHGALHYSKQKVTEFVPGKKVVWLVTEADITFVADRTEWKDTRVVFDIAEKDGKTEVTFTHEGLVPQFECYGGCSDAWGYYVKDSLPRFIAKSRSEVGS from the coding sequence ATGAGCGAGAGCTACACGACGTCCTTCAGCGTGCACCAGAACCCCGAGGACGTCTTCCACGCCATCAACGACGTACGCGGGTGGTGGGACGGGGAGATCGAGGGAACGGCGGACAGTCTCGGCGCCGAGTTCACCTACCGACACGGCGCGCTGCACTACTCGAAGCAGAAGGTCACCGAGTTCGTGCCCGGAAAGAAGGTCGTCTGGCTCGTCACCGAGGCCGACATCACCTTCGTGGCGGACAGGACAGAGTGGAAGGACACGCGGGTCGTCTTCGACATCGCAGAGAAGGACGGCAAAACGGAGGTCACGTTCACCCACGAGGGGCTCGTGCCGCAGTTCGAGTGCTACGGCGGCTGCAGTGATGCCTGGGGATACTACGTCAAGGACAGTCTTCCCAGGTTCATCGCCAAGAGCCGGTCCGAGGTCGGTAGCTGA
- a CDS encoding single-stranded DNA-binding protein, whose protein sequence is MFDTYVTVVGNVLTTPEWRRTTQTNTLVANFKVASTARRLDRESNRWVDGNSLRVRVNCWRKLAEGVCSSVMLGDPVVVVGRLYTRDWVDGDGTNRLQYEMEAVAVGHDLARGRGRFTRNRPTLATSEVDGDDPERRVQGEATAEVPAAEVPATRNELFDGDDDPMFLESSVPSPVEGEPNRPGGRPITLAVDVLAAEAAASAQAGAAAVSTEDAGAGTTTTGDDAGHRDELLDMLVDTSSSQSLGGDGVPDDPTGDPLPAEDRPASSGRARRSRSRTAVPV, encoded by the coding sequence ATGTTCGATACGTACGTAACGGTTGTCGGTAACGTGCTGACCACGCCGGAGTGGCGGCGTACCACCCAGACCAACACGCTGGTCGCCAATTTCAAAGTGGCCTCGACGGCGCGCCGGCTCGACCGGGAGAGCAACCGCTGGGTCGACGGCAACAGCCTCCGGGTCCGGGTGAACTGCTGGCGCAAACTGGCCGAAGGGGTCTGCTCCTCGGTCATGCTCGGCGACCCGGTCGTCGTGGTCGGCCGGCTCTACACCCGCGACTGGGTCGACGGCGACGGCACCAACCGCCTGCAGTACGAGATGGAGGCGGTGGCGGTCGGGCACGACCTGGCCCGGGGACGGGGCCGGTTCACCCGCAACCGGCCGACGTTGGCGACCAGCGAAGTTGACGGGGACGACCCGGAGCGGCGGGTGCAGGGCGAGGCCACCGCCGAGGTGCCGGCCGCCGAGGTGCCGGCGACCCGCAACGAGCTGTTCGACGGTGATGACGACCCGATGTTCCTGGAATCGTCGGTGCCGTCGCCGGTCGAAGGGGAACCGAACCGTCCGGGTGGTCGGCCGATCACGCTGGCGGTGGACGTGCTCGCCGCCGAGGCAGCCGCCTCGGCCCAGGCCGGCGCAGCCGCCGTTTCGACCGAGGACGCCGGAGCCGGCACCACGACGACCGGCGACGACGCCGGTCACCGTGACGAGCTATTGGACATGCTGGTGGACACATCGTCGTCGCAGTCGCTCGGCGGCGACGGGGTTCCCGACGATCCGACCGGCGATCCGCTGCCGGCCGAGGATCGGCCGGCTTCGTCCGGCCGGGCCCGGCGGTCGCGCAGCCGGACGGCGGTGCCGGTCTGA
- a CDS encoding nitroreductase/quinone reductase family protein, with amino-acid sequence MPRDEAIDFNRRVIEEFRANAGRVGGILADSLVILVHHVGIRTGIGRVTPLICFPFDDQRRYAVVGSNGDSPVRPAWCANLAAMASTTVELGEETFSVTVEPLDDGTRSRLWSELFGEATGPDEFAARTGRQLPMFLLTRTT; translated from the coding sequence ATGCCCAGGGACGAGGCCATCGATTTCAATCGAAGAGTTATCGAGGAGTTCCGCGCGAACGCAGGCCGAGTCGGCGGAATCCTGGCCGACTCCCTCGTCATCCTGGTGCACCACGTCGGCATCCGGACCGGGATCGGCCGGGTCACGCCGCTGATCTGCTTTCCGTTCGATGACCAGCGCCGCTACGCCGTCGTCGGATCCAACGGCGACTCTCCGGTCCGCCCGGCCTGGTGCGCGAACCTGGCCGCCATGGCGAGCACGACCGTCGAACTGGGCGAGGAGACCTTCTCGGTGACCGTCGAGCCACTCGACGATGGCACCCGCAGCCGATTGTGGTCGGAACTGTTCGGCGAGGCCACCGGCCCGGACGAGTTCGCGGCCAGGACCGGGCGGCAGTTGCCGATGTTCCTGCTGACCCGCACGACCTGA
- a CDS encoding helix-turn-helix domain-containing protein: MLGRLYANEVCSAARTLEVVGERWSLLIIRNAMFFGMTRFTDFQRDLGVATNILAKRLSEFVEAGVFETRPGAGGAHVEYVLTEKGRQLQPVILALTEWGDRWANPEGRPVAFEHEGCGGHVSLQVGCAGCGTSPSSSDVTARVDSRFIALREQRRQRR, from the coding sequence GTGCTGGGACGCCTGTACGCCAACGAGGTCTGCTCTGCCGCGCGGACACTCGAGGTCGTCGGCGAGCGCTGGAGCCTGCTCATCATCCGCAACGCGATGTTCTTCGGGATGACCCGGTTCACGGACTTCCAGCGGGACCTGGGTGTGGCCACGAACATCCTGGCCAAACGGTTGAGCGAGTTCGTCGAGGCGGGCGTCTTCGAGACACGGCCGGGTGCCGGTGGCGCCCACGTCGAATACGTGCTCACCGAAAAGGGTCGCCAACTGCAACCGGTCATCCTCGCACTCACCGAGTGGGGTGACCGGTGGGCCAATCCGGAGGGGCGGCCGGTCGCCTTCGAACACGAAGGCTGTGGCGGCCACGTCAGTCTGCAGGTCGGATGCGCGGGTTGCGGCACCTCTCCGTCGTCCAGCGACGTGACGGCGCGCGTCGACTCCCGGTTCATCGCGCTGCGCGAGCAGCGCAGACAGCGACGCTGA